A genomic window from Paramormyrops kingsleyae isolate MSU_618 chromosome 23, PKINGS_0.4, whole genome shotgun sequence includes:
- the LOC111853529 gene encoding protein S100-A1-like → MSSQLQSVMESLIAVFHKYSSKEGDEHKLSNAEMKSLLQNELREFLAVSQDPMFVEKLMNDLDENRDGEVDFKEFVVLVATLTVACNEFFVGKTKR, encoded by the exons ATGTCTTCCCAGCTTCAGAGTGTGATGGAGAGTCTGATCGCGGTATTTCACAAATACTCTTCTAAGGAGGGAGACGAGCACAAGCTGAGTAATGCAGAAATGAAGAGCCTGCTGCAAAATGAGCTTCGCGAGTTCCTTGCT GTGAGCCAGGATCCAATGTTTGTGGAAAAGCTCATGAATGACCTGGATGAGAACCGTGATGGTGAAGTGGACTTTAAGGAATTTGTTGTTCTGGTGGCAACACTGACTGTTGCATGTAATGAGTTTTTCGTGGGTAAGACAAAGAGATGA
- the mrpl9 gene encoding large ribosomal subunit protein bL9m: MLAHSRFVLQNLVRDLSKVTVSTVQRISQTACKNTVVVERWWQVPLSKEGRPPRLYPPRHRVYRLVEDTKHAAKPEKMELILTQTVPKLGGRGDTVFVKKALGRNKLLPEGLAVYASPENKEMFQEELRQLREGKVEDRIQTRTGKMTVEYLKRCRLEVGMKNNVQWVLSKEIVCRHFLLKLGVFVPPEALTLPDEPITRWGEYWCEVKVNGINAIRLPMSVVKFIKPRTQRYKNWLENQQPGKAQDFPKDEES; the protein is encoded by the exons ATGTTGGCTCATAGTCGTTTTGTCCTTCAAAATTTGGTCCGGGATCTAAGTAAAGTCACGGTTTCTACTGTTCAGCGCATCTCGCAAACAGCTTGCAAG AACACAGTTGTAGTTGAAAGATGGTGGCAGGTTCCACTGTCAAAAGAAGGACGCCCCCCTAGGCTCTACCCCCCCCGACATCGCGTTTATCGACTTGTGGAGGATACGAAGCACGCCGCTAAGCCCGAAAAAATGGAACTCATCCTGACACAGACTGTTCCTA AGCTGGGAGGCCGGGGTGACACAGTTTTCGTGAAGAAAGCTTTAGGCCGCAACAAGCTTCTGCCTGAGGGCCTGGCAGTGTATGCCTCGCCAGAAAACAAGGAGATGTTCCAAGAGGAATTACGG CAACTGCGTGAGGGGAAAGTGGAGGACAGGATACAGACACGCACCGGAAAGATG ACTGTTGAGTACCTGAAACGCTGCCGGCTGGAGGTGGGGATGAAGAACAATGTGCAGTGGGTGCTGTCAAAGGAGATTGTCTGTCGTCACTTCCTTTTAAAG CTGGGAGTGTTTGTACCACCTGAAGCCTTGACCCTACCGGACGAACCAATCACACGTTGGGGAGAGTATTGGTGCGAGGTCAAG GTGAACGGCATCAACGCCATCCGTCTCCCAATGTCCGTGGTGAAGTTCATCAAGCCAAGAACGCAGCGTTATAAAAACTGGCTGGAGAATCAGCAACCGGGCAAAGCACAGGATTTCCCCAAAGATGAGGAGTCTTAG